A single window of Drosophila suzukii chromosome 3, CBGP_Dsuzu_IsoJpt1.0, whole genome shotgun sequence DNA harbors:
- the LOC139352766 gene encoding uncharacterized protein yields MQAAMKMLTQVPEEQWATLLVMIDRFSKWTELVPLRSATAESLKKAFRERKFARYEVPKVVITDNGVQFASRIFKSFLAEMVPGVKDERWIDLWFQEEFQRRWPGEPCDYRRSSRTATTQNPSARNAMLLVGPLRHSRSVVLEKPSAKTDNSAEDICSDASRHPRKPRCHRRAELIGERRSVADVKH; encoded by the exons ATGCAGGCGGCCatgaagatgttgacccaagtgccggaggaacaaTGGGCCACA ctgctggtcatgatagacagattttcgaaatggacggaactggtgcccctgcgcagtgcgacagcagagtcgctcaagaaggcgtttagggagcgcaaaTTCGCAAGGTACgaggtcccgaaggtggtcataacggacaacggagtacagtttgcaagccgtatcttcaaaagtttcctggctgagatgg tacctggcgtgaaggatgagcggtggatcgatttgtggtttcaggAGGAGTTTCAGAGGCGttggcctggagagccctgcgattaccggcgaagttcccgaacagcaactaCCCAAAACCCGAGTGCCAGAAACGCCATGCTACTGGTCGGCCCGTTGAGGCATTCAAGaagcgttgtcctggagaagcCCAGCGCCAAGACAGAtaacagcgcagaggacatctgcagcgacgccagcagacatccCCGGAAGCCACGCtgccatcgccgcgcggagctcattggggagcgcaggagcgtcgcggacgtcaagcattag